ttatttatatgcaTTATTTCGAGattaaaaaatgatatatttcatGTCTTAAATTGAGTAaggagtttgagcatgagtcgaGTTTTGAGAAATCTTGCATTCACTGATTTTGAGCATGATCTTTATTAAGTCTAATGAGTTAGAGTTTTTGCAGTTATTTTGAGACTAGTTTGAGTAATTAAAAGCATTCACCAAGTTGAGAGTATATCTATTTTTATAaggagaagagatgagttgagaagagttgacaTAAACCGAGTAAAGTCCAATGAAACTAAACGAGACATTATTTTGAGTACTTCACTCACTTGAGTTCATGAgcatattaataatttattttaggagtagtattaagcagcgatttgggtaagagtatagaacaactcgaaccccataaactacatagccagtgtAGTATAGGATCGTACCATTGGTTCGGGCGACTCCTCACTTCAGTCTCTGATACGGACTTTTATTGGATCTATGAGATGAGTTGCGCCCCTTAtcttggcaaggtattggatggttgtGGCAACAACAATAGTTTATTGTATCATCGTGagactcatagtgatggttgtcggttagagaaactccctaaagaataaaatattatttttgttgagcTGTATTCACTATTTATATTTAGTAAAGCACTATCTTGTAATCATATTGTATGCTTTATTAAGTTGAGTATTTCAGTgttgagtattcttgagtaaggttttttagctattttacatattgTCCATTTTATGTATTGACGTCATTTTgcactgcatcattttatgatgcatattTAGGTACTCACGATAGCAAACATTCATAAGATCCCTTTCTATCAGCAGTTGGCGAGACTTCCTTGCTTTCGGAGGGCTCCAATGTTATTAgttcaattttatttgatttatagtTAGGTATATGTGGGTCTTGTCTCAGCACCTATCTtcagttagtagaggcttcatagatagataAAGTTAGTGAGTCAGTCCAGattatttattctatttttttaaaccCTATTAGTATTCATATTAAGAGCTATTTTCAGACTTTTGCATAAATTGAGATTGAAATGTTTTGAGTTTtgcttaaatattttaaaaggttCACTTTAAAAAGCTTCTGCATGTTTGTTTAATCTTCAGTTCAATAGTTAGCCAGGCCAAGCATTCgcttgggaccagcaatggtcttagAGTGCCGACCATGTCTAGGGTGTAGGCTCGAGGAGTGACATGGCACATCTTTATTAGCCGTGGTTTGAATCCCTGTCGCATCTTTATTAGTCATGTTTCGAGGCCCTAGCTCATCTCTATTAGCCTCAGTTCGAGTCCAGGCATCACTTTTATTAGTCAGTTCGAGCCCTGACATGGTGATtctattggggtttttggggTGCCGTCGCCACGATTCGAGTCCGGAGTCGGTAGATTCAGTTTTGGAATACTTTAAATTTAGCTAGTATTACCTTTAGCTCCTCTGTGTAATCATCAAGCTTATGGGGTCAATGTAGGTTATTTGCTTTCCAGATTGCACACGGGTGTACCTTCTGGTCTTATGGGGTCCAGTTAGGTTATAGTTAGTTTTCTTATTTTACTGTTTCATTCTTCTAGGCTCGTGAGAtatacttataatttttttatctcttTGTTCTTATGACCTCTAGTTATTGTTACTTTCTCgcttttcatattgtttttactttacaagctcagtcggcctatgatgatGTCTACTGCATAgctgttattttggtactcatactacactctgcatctattttcttGATGTAGACAAAAGCGCAGTAGACAACGTTGATTCAATCCAGTTGCGGAGATCTTCGGAGATAGAGCGTGAGCTGATGGTGTCCTAGTTCGACTTATCTCCATCTGTATATAGTTTTAACTAGTCTTTTGTATTCGAGAAGTCTGTactttttggtccacttttggggcTTATATTCTTATAGCAGCTTTGTACCTTCGTCCACCAGGTCGTGGAATTGGATCATGTACTCAGTTTGTgtatatattgatgttgtttcttttttttctgtTGTGTTTCGTGTTTTATTGCTTTAAATTGTTCGTTGTTTGTTGTTTCTTCCCAACATGTCTGTTACTTGTCTTTCTGGGATATGGGCTGGCTtatctactggtgggttatagtaggtgtcatcatgagtCGAGTtttcgggtcgtgacattactATATCATTCCTATTAATTATAAGTCAATCATTCCTATTAATTATAAGTCatttaaatattgaaaaatgaatagtatttaatagtaagaataaaatagataaaatgacaaattatctcttgatttttcAAACTGGACAAGTAAAGTTGGACAACTATATTCAATATATTGTACAAGTAAAGATGGAGGGAGGGAGTACATATGAATTCCTTGAGAGTCATGCTATAGCAATGATGGCTCACTAcgccaaaaaataaaaatcatgaagtaCTCAAGTGACTTGGTTTGATGAGTGTAATTTTGATAGTCTGTTTTCTTGTTTAAAAGTCACTTTTAATCAGTTGGATATTTGTGATAAAGTTGAGAGGCCAAACTTTGGACGGATATAAGAATAATAGGAAAAAACTTGATCACCATACGTTGATGCTCAATATAGATGGATATTGTAAAGCCAGTCGGGGAGAAACAGTAGGTGGTGGAGTTGTTAGAGATTATAAAGGGAATGTGATTGTGGccttttattctttcttttgtaCTCTGCAGCAACAACGAAGTTGAATGTCTAGTTGTTCTTAAAGGTCTACAATAGTGTAGAGCCAATGGTTACATGGATTTAATAATTGAATCTGACTCTCAAATGCTTGTTAACATGATCAATGACCACTAAAATGCAAAGTCAACTTCAGGGATATAATTATCAGCCAGATTTTGCTCCACTGAAGAAGTAGAATTCAACATTGCTTTAGAGAAGCCAACTTTGTGGCAAATAGACTCGCTAATCTTGGAATGCTTTCTAGGCGTGAAGAAATCTTCATTTACGCTTTCTCCATTCATCGGGAGGTCAAAGCTTGGGTAAAGAATGACCAAAGAGGTACTCTATGTCTAATTCTCTTTAATTATGCCTAATTCTAGTATGAACCTTGTAAGTTTACTTTCGACattctcttaatttttttttgtaatataaGAGAGAAGTCGTCCCTTATTCATATCTATCTATGCTTTGGGCATTTTTTGCATAGAATGAGCTGCCTCATTCGTCAAAGGCCTCTGTgattatttgatttgatatataGAGATGGTAGGGATAATGCCAACCCACCCACCCCCACACTTTGGGTAAGTATAACCTTGGTGGATGGTTTCTTCTAATAAATACAATAGCAGTCTAATTAAAGTGGAAAGAAGTAAAAACACAATACACTTGTTTAAATATATCAAAGAACATTCAGTTGTTTGGTACAATCAAAATTCGAGCAATTTTTTCCCTAGTATCTACTATGGTTATTTTAATCTTTCTAAGGATACAAGATCTTGCAATGTTTAAAAGCTTAGGGAACAATTTGAACCTTATAGATAACAATCCCGTTATAGAAAATTCATCTTTGAAAACAGAATAAGGACAAAATGCTCAGAGGCAGCCAGTCAATCCATGTCCTTTGAAAGCGATGAACAACCTTTCAGTTTTTGTAAGAGAAAATGGCATCATAAACAACTTGCCATTTACATGCaaacataaatgaaaaataacaGCAATGCAGACTGTATCTTATTAATCCCAAATTGAAAGCCTATCCATAGGCAAACATCATGCTAGAGAAGATGTAAGGATGTCAATATTTACAAGATTAAGAGTTCTCAACTCAGACACCTTTAAACTGCAAACAGAAGCCTTGCAGTCATCATCCATTTATTTGTCGTCGTCATCTAGTAACCTCCTTGTATGAAGGCATTCAACCGGTTTAGCTCTTCCCTGTGCTCACTCACAACAGCACGGACAACATCTCCAATGGACACCATCCCTATCATTCCTGTCTGATCGATAACTGGAATGTGCCTGATTCGATTATCTGGCAAGTGATGGAAAAGCATATGAGCTTATCTGCTCAACCTGAATGAGAGAAATCTAGAAAGGGAGCAGGTTCAGAAAAAGTTCTAGGAAATAGCACCTGTCATCAGTTGCATTGCTTTCAGAACTTTGGTTTCCGGTGTGACGGTGATAAGCTTGTTCTGCAAACACACACATACGATGACTAGTCGTTTTGTGTTGATAATATTTGTATTTTGAATACCAAATGCCAGATATATAAGGGTCTGATTGGGAGCAAACTCTACATGCTTTTgactttttatttcttattttctttttatcatGAAAAGAGGCTTTAGAGTCTTACCTCCTCTGTCATGATGTCCCCAACCTTTGTTGATTTGGATGATCTTCCCTGTACTATGATTTTCCGAAGATAATCTGGTTGAGAAAATTAATGAGAAGGGGAAGTGGTTGAAGAGAAAAAGAATAATCAGAACTGTGGTAGTTCTGGTAGTTCTTTGCATTTCTAACTGTGTGAAATTTTATGTATTTACAACTAGTAAAGTTAACTTACAAAACTCGAGAGCAAGAAATGGAACTAGAAAACATTGCCTATAGGCTATAGCTTAATTCAGAGCATGTTTGTATGGCTTATAaaccaaaaatcatatattagGATTTTTAACTTCTGGTTTTTGgcttatatttgttattttggcttaaaaacaAGTACTTGAAAACACATTTTTATTTTACCCAAACAATACAAAACTGCTTTAAAGTTATTCGGCTGAAAAGCAcctaaaataagtcaattcaaacgggCTCTCAGTTGCATTATTCACAAATACATTTCCTCGGGTGAACAACTATAAACTGAAAGAAACAGACAATGATGACACTGACACTAATTTCAGTGACCTTCCCCAATTCGACATTCATGTCAATGCTATACAAGCAATCTTATGTTTTATAGATTTTCATTCACATCGTCGCATAGAGACTCTTAAATTTCATGTAAATACCGGTATCCTTCCCAGTTTTACATTCCTTTTTGCTTACATTCACATAGATACTCTTAAACTTCACATGAATTAGTACATAAATAAGGTCGGTCGGTCGTGATATCCCAATAATATTACAAACAAGGTGAATTTTATGACTGAACATGATAAGAGCTAAAAATCAGTCATAGAAGGACCTAACATGCATATAGTTCCTGTTTGGAAGTGTCCAGAGGATTCAACATTTCTTGTAACATAAAGCTAGATTTACAGAAATGATTGTCGAACAAGTTCAAAAATCAATACTGGTACAAGAAATTAAGTAGGCATCACAGACAGGTAAAGCATCATAGTCAGTTATGCCTTATAAGATAGGTGTCTACCTCTCTCTGTAATAATACCAGCAATTGACTTATTTTCCCCAGATTTCACAACCACCAAGGCTCCTACATTGTGCTGTGTCATCTGGCGTAGACACAAAGAATCAGTTACATAAAGTTTCTCACTGACTCATAAAGGATAAAGTTTCACTTGTTAGCATAAGTAAGAAATTGGTTCGCTTTCACATAAGTAGGTAATGAAATGCACAATCAACATCCTGTCAATggtcattttttcttttttttgtctgTGATTCAGCATATGCAAAGACACTGTACAGATGGATTGGCGTTAAACTACTAACCGATTTCACAGCATCATAAACACTGTCATCTGTAGTGCACCAGAGCCAGGAGCCATCAGCACCTTTACCTTTGCCCTTCAATATGTCAGATATTTTGGTGCTTTCAAAACCATGTTCTTCTATACGAGCAGCTGAAGTTGTTTCCTGGCGCACAAACATAAGTGGCCTCGACACCGGATTCACCAAACGGACATGTCGTAAAACAGCACTTTTGAGGACACTTCCATGAGAAAAGATTTGCTTGAATCCTCCTTGCATATTTGCCTATGAATGAATTCAGATTAGCAATATAAAAACTTTGGCAAGCTTTTGGCTGGAGGTCTAGCTTTTAGTggcttaaaaaatatattttagaaatcaAACTAATCATAAGTCCAATAGAATCTTTTCTATATTCAAAGCGATAGCCCGGGATTACAAATATTCAAAGAGTGTCTAACTCTTAATAAACATTTTTATTTCAAACAAGGAATGTGGGCTAAAACAACATCTGTGGGTAATATTCAACAAAAAGAAGATCCGTAGACGTTTCATTTATCAATAAAGAGAAGCTGAACGTGCTCTATTTTGTAGGTTTGGTATTCCTGACTCTACTTTAACAAAAACATTTCATATTTAACCAAAACAGTAGTGTAAAAAGTAGTAATAGTTTTATCTGAACAAATCTAAATATCTCATTGTCAAAGATGTTTCTCCGGATTTAACAAAGAACACCatcaaagaaaaagagagagaaatgaAGAGATCGGAAGAAGACCATCTGATCTATGTATCAATCAAAAAAGAAATCCAATCCAACATTGCATTCAGTGAACTTTTCATTCTAGCATTAAATGATACTGAATCCATAGATCTTCCTTTGTTACTGATTCATTGAATCAAATagagaaaaacaaaagaagaagaagaagaatcatGATCTGGGTTGAGCTAAAAAAGAAGGATTGTTGAATGAAAAAGTTCCTTTTCAGAACCATAAACATTAACATGAGTGATAAAAGGGAAATTAGAGGAGAAGAAAGAGCAAACCTCACTCACTGGACAGAGAAAAGAGAAAGTCAGAAAGaaggaagaagatgaaaagaaaaagggtTTCCACAACAATTCTTCGAGTTTATCCTATAGTTAGGAGGGTGGGGTTACTAATATGTGTGTCTGTAAGTGTCATTTGGCAAGCCAATCGGGCCATACACTATTTTTGTCACCAAGCACCAGAAGATCGTGACCTTTCACCTTTCCACCAGTCAGACAGCCCATCGTTATGCAAGGGACATTTTACTAGGGGACATTTCATCCGTGGTTTTATGGTATTAtgtagacaaaaaaaataatcaaaatggtTCTTAATGTATTgcacattaaaattattttagtcCTTTCATATGAAAATGGAGATGATTTTAATTCTTTATATACATCATGTAATTGAAATACTCCttagagtattttttaaaagggATTATTCAAgtcttaaatattaattaaaagtaaCAAAGCAAGTCAAAAAATTTGTTAAATTTTTCTAATAACATACATgatttgtataaaaatataaaaaaaaaatacgagTGAAACCTCTCAACAATAATCAattcaattaattaatatatcaatcaatcaatatataataataaagagcAACATATACAAGGTGACGTGGTAACtctctataactttcattcttATTTAACCTTTTTGTGGATTTTTTGTCCATTTCttcttcatatatatttatttatttattttcataattaaaaaaatatttatttaattcatcaaCTTTTATCTCCCACTATATtgcattcatatatatatatatatatatatatatatattcttccaCCTTCAAtctttataataattaattaactagTGAAATTATTCACACTTCGCGCGGCTATATgatctttattattatatataataataattcttaaatgatataaaatagcatataatatttttatttagattaGTGAcggatatataaaataatagtgaTATTTCTCTTCATCTgcgacatgatatatttttcgTCTTTTTTCAATatacaaaatagaaaaaaaaattgcatctTTTTAAGTGCAAactatttatatgtatatagtaaaacaaaatatttattgtgGTAAAGTAAATGGAATAAGAGGTCATATTTTGAAATAACAATATACtattttatgttaattttttttaatattttaattttctctattttttgtaAGAGTACTTAATTCTATATAGAAATTCTGATTTcgtaaaaaaatatgaatttcttCATTGtgtctttattattacattcgtttataataatttttaaataataattaaatattttaaaatactatgaaaataaaacacacaaaaattgtaaaaaatatttaagaatgcAAGTTACAAGTAATATGAAGAGATATGAGTCATTAAATATTACTAATTATGCATTGATTTTATTTGTAATAATATATTAATGAATGTGAAAATAAGGGGAAGGAGGAGAGGGGagaaaaaatgaacaaaaataataataaatgatcGGTGGCTATAAGAGATGTGTCACCTTATCATTTCAAAAACTccaattatataatatatagatgaTAGATTTTCTTTTAGTTATGTTATTAagacatataaaaaatatataaataatttacaaTGTTACATTGACaaactaattaaaaataaaaaatatatataaatacatttcaaacaaaaaataatagtgATGAAAACAGATTGATACATacgcaaaacaaaaaaaatgaatcatagaattagtattttattttataattacttttttgcgagcataataaaaatgaaactcatgatcattataatttttttgattgaaattgaataattatattaattgtgcttcataaaaaaaaagtaggatAGTAAAAGACCAAATGAGTCGTATTTTCAAGGAAAAATTAGCTAACTAGGCAAATTTTACAACTTATTCATTGAAAATAACCACcctttaaaaatattagtaaaaagaataatattttagtCAAGTAGCAAAATAATGATATTCTAAGTCCCTTCCTaaattatctaatttttatCCCACATTTTATGTACgtatttttctttctctttctttcaatTATCTCATACTTTATCTCTCTAAATTCAAATTaactaaaagataaaatatttttctctttctatttccctCCATTCTTCTCTTCTTCCCGCTTCTCTCTCTTCTGTTTCCACTTATTTTTTCTCCGGCATTTGTAAGAATATCCACAAAGATTACTCAACAGTCCTACTAATTCAGctattctttttttaagaattatcttttttgatttttttcatacttttatgatttcattttttatatttgggGGGTTTATATACTTTAGATTACTTTACAAAGACATGTAATGTAGTTTTTTGGGGGGAAATTTTTAGTCCGTTAAGTAGCAATATAAAGAAATTAGTATCTCTATTTTCTTGTC
This DNA window, taken from Solanum dulcamara chromosome 3, daSolDulc1.2, whole genome shotgun sequence, encodes the following:
- the LOC129882572 gene encoding CBS domain-containing protein CBSX3, mitochondrial — its product is MQGGFKQIFSHGSVLKSAVLRHVRLVNPVSRPLMFVRQETTSAARIEEHGFESTKISDILKGKGKGADGSWLWCTTDDSVYDAVKSMTQHNVGALVVVKSGENKSIAGIITERDYLRKIIVQGRSSKSTKVGDIMTEENKLITVTPETKVLKAMQLMTDNRIRHIPVIDQTGMIGMVSIGDVVRAVVSEHREELNRLNAFIQGGY